One Syntrophorhabdaceae bacterium DNA segment encodes these proteins:
- a CDS encoding DEAD/DEAH box helicase family protein, with translation MKRNVLRRIEYEEETEGQQENYFHPVTGEPLYVQRTFTYKSLPTIRKFHACPESIRAIVGPVGSGKTAAATIEVGYRIPMMLWNRYGINKTRGIILRNTYPMLIDSTQKTFFEWFPPSIYGTYNKNEKIYVMQYTTMDAKQEPVTLEIEVLFRSCDSPEDVEKFRGYELTWYLIDEADEVHIDIKNMLKQRIGRCPSMKVWYSRLKKRFHHLQGLTNLEIQHYLEEEPERYQMKFGVEISNPPSTESNLYWVFNWQTPVPGPKPERKPLKGHAGFWQPERENEENLIPGYYDRMAEAYAYAPDWVARYIKGQPGVRLKGKLVYNNFSRKVHEAVNKLVWNGEILYRGWDNTGLHPGAIIVQSPTARQVQVMREFWGERENVASFAKRVIAECNKLYPNAEWIEYADPAGWAQFSKKGGGLTSNSEMMMEECPGLVLEKSEQNFKARVNAVDEQMMEMVAGGEPAFMVDPDCVGIINGFLGGYFYPRITSSAAGEEIYSENPVKNKYADLHDALQYVLVKIRGASPKGGGKANKLGRPNDPLLIC, from the coding sequence ATGAAGCGAAATGTTTTAAGGCGAATAGAGTATGAAGAAGAGACTGAAGGACAACAGGAGAATTACTTTCACCCTGTAACGGGAGAGCCTTTATATGTCCAAAGGACTTTCACATACAAGAGTCTTCCAACCATCAGGAAATTTCATGCTTGTCCTGAGAGCATAAGAGCAATTGTTGGTCCTGTTGGAAGTGGCAAGACAGCTGCGGCGACTATCGAGGTCGGTTATCGTATCCCGATGATGTTATGGAATAGGTACGGAATCAACAAAACAAGGGGTATTATCTTAAGAAATACATATCCCATGTTGATAGATTCAACACAGAAAACTTTCTTTGAATGGTTCCCGCCTAGTATCTATGGCACATATAATAAGAACGAAAAAATTTATGTGATGCAGTACACAACTATGGATGCCAAGCAAGAACCCGTTACGTTAGAGATTGAAGTCCTGTTTAGAAGTTGCGATAGTCCTGAAGATGTTGAGAAATTTAGAGGCTATGAATTAACGTGGTATCTGATTGATGAGGCAGATGAAGTCCACATTGATATTAAGAATATGTTGAAGCAAAGGATTGGTCGTTGTCCTAGCATGAAAGTTTGGTATTCTAGATTAAAGAAACGCTTCCACCATTTGCAGGGTTTGACGAACCTAGAAATTCAGCATTACTTAGAAGAGGAACCGGAACGTTATCAAATGAAATTTGGGGTAGAGATTTCCAACCCCCCTAGCACAGAGTCGAACCTGTATTGGGTTTTTAATTGGCAAACTCCTGTCCCTGGCCCTAAACCTGAGAGGAAACCACTGAAGGGACATGCGGGATTTTGGCAACCTGAAAGGGAGAACGAAGAGAATCTTATCCCTGGCTATTATGATAGAATGGCTGAAGCATATGCTTATGCACCTGATTGGGTTGCGAGATATATTAAGGGGCAACCTGGGGTAAGGCTCAAAGGGAAGTTAGTTTATAATAACTTTAGCAGGAAGGTTCACGAAGCAGTAAACAAGTTAGTCTGGAACGGGGAAATTCTTTATCGTGGCTGGGACAATACGGGTCTCCATCCTGGGGCAATTATAGTCCAGTCTCCGACAGCAAGGCAAGTTCAAGTTATGAGAGAGTTTTGGGGCGAGCGAGAAAATGTGGCTTCGTTTGCTAAAAGAGTGATAGCAGAGTGTAACAAACTCTACCCTAACGCGGAGTGGATAGAATATGCAGACCCAGCTGGCTGGGCACAATTTAGTAAGAAAGGCGGGGGATTAACCTCTAACTCAGAGATGATGATGGAGGAATGTCCTGGCTTAGTCCTTGAGAAGTCTGAGCAGAATTTTAAAGCAAGGGTAAACGCAGTTGACGAGCAGATGATGGAAATGGTGGCGGGCGGGGAACCTGCTTTTATGGTTGACCCCGATTGTGTTGGCATTATTAACGGTTTCTTAGGCGGTTATTTCTACCCAAGGATAACTAGCAGTGCAGCAGGGGAAGAGATTTATTCGGAGAATCCTGTGAAGAACAAATATGCTGATCTCCATGATGCTTTGCAGTATGTCCTTGTGAAGATAAGGGGCGCCTCTCCTAAAGGGGGAGGAAAGGCAAATAAACTTGGGCGACCTAACGATCCACTTTTGATTTGTTAA